Genomic window (Nymphaea colorata isolate Beijing-Zhang1983 chromosome 1, ASM883128v2, whole genome shotgun sequence):
TCCTCAATAATATCAGAAATCTTCTGTTCTTCCTTGATCACAGCCACAGTAGCATCCAACCCATCGTCTTGGGGACCAACATTACCAACCccatcattttcatcatcatcgtcattatcatcatcataacCACCAATGCGAACATTTGCCAAAGCTATCGATTCTGTAGGCGTCGAACTGCTCTGACAATCTCTTGCAGTAACCAAGGGTAACCGCAGATGCATCTCTGGGCAATGCTCAAAAAAAGAGTTAATCCTCATAAACCTGAAAACTTGCAGCAAGCGAGACTTGTCTCTTTCCATATCTGTACTCAACAACTTTTGCAGGAGGGTTGGTTTTCTACTGTTCAACACCGACCGTGGGGAGGTCTTATCATCTAAACTTTCAAGTTGTTTGCCATCTCCACGCAATTCAGTATTCCTGCCATACTTGTTTTTGAATGAACCCCTGCCAAATTTATTCTTATGCCCTCTTGCACAGTTTTTTTGAGAATCAGATAAATATCCTGGAGGTATCTCAGCGACCTCCACTCCCAACTCTGCCTGTTTAGCTAGGATCTCCTTGAGTTGCTGAAAGCAGAAAGCAAGACTAATGAGTAATAAGTCGCGAATGAAGCTTGGGGGAAGATCCATGCACCAGATATACAGCACATGCGAGGCCAACAGCAGTCACGCCTTGCCAAACAGCATTCATATGTAGGTcacaccccaaaaaaaaaaaaaatctatgctACTAAAAGTGTGCCCCAAATGGTTGGCAAGACATAGTTCTGTCGAGTAAGAAAGTATCAACTGCTTGTACCTGGCGACGTCGTATCTTGGCATTTGCATCAATAGATTTGCCATCTTTCTGCATCTCCAACAGCATCTTTGCCTATCAAGAAAATTTTTGTAATAACAATTATCCAtaccttctttttcttgaaacatTGTTTCTGCTGCTAAAACTGCTACTATATTACTATTAGTGATAGTAGTAGCAGTAGCCACTGGTGGAGCTATGTGTGGGCCATGGACCTGCAAGTTCTAAATGGAAAATGGACATGGGTCCAGGGTCCAGCCATATGAGCTGCTGCCCCTGGATCCAGGTGTGCCCCTTGGGCAGAATtctctggctctgccactggtatTAGTAGTAGTACAAATAACAATGAAAACAATACTAAAATTATGGTGCTACTATAATAATATTGACATTGTCTGACCTTTTTCTCAATGTTTGCAGTAGTTGGATAGTTTCTTTTTCGTTCTTCTTGCCATTGCAGAATTTCTTCCTCTGTGTATGTCAAGTGGATGGACCTTCACAAGAACATCAACAAATGTAAGGAATAAGGAACTTCAAGGTTAATACAAATACAATCCTTCTGGGCAAGTTATAAGACCAGCCTAACAAGTTTTTCACACTTGTTATGGACCTCATGAGGAATACTGAGATTGACTCTCAttgggaaagaaaagagagggacagagacacagagagagagagagagagatccacaAGTGCATCATGAATGTTAAGAGTTTTCTCTGATATGTCACCACCATTTAATCCATCAAGTATTGCTGCTTGATCACCATTTTagagaaaatcaagcaaatttGCCAGAACAAAATTCACTGTATAGGATACCATCACAACAGACTTATCTAAATGAAAGCACTACCAATATACTTCAGAGGTAAGCCACCAGCCAAAAGATGTAAAGTACTACAATAGCAGGTTCATCTAAGTTCAACACAATCAATTGCATTTCCCCTTCCCCAGCCATCAACCACAAGACGGAAAACACACATTTAAGAACTAGATGAGGCCACCATTATTTCACTTTATTCGTTGAATGATGAAATCACAAGGAGAACaacaaagaacaagaagagTGAGATTAAGAAACTCAAGAGGTCTTAATGGACTAAAGCCTCATCAATAATGGGGGATCTGCGTACCACAGGCctctattatttatttaaacccatcaaacatgatcagaGAAGAACTCCCAACAGATTATGAAGATAATATTAATCTAACTACATACAGATCTTAGTGAATTTCTGTGGAAGCTAGTTCATTCAAATTTCGATGTGATTCTGAAATCCTTAAGGATTAACAGCAAAATGCACTGAATCTTGATTAAGCACGTAATAGCAGGTTCAGGTCTAATACTCTTTAACGATGAAATACTCGAAGACAAAGTCACAAATAAAGTTATTGAGTTCCCCTTGGCATGATTTCCTGAGATACTTTTCAGTAGAGTTATTTTCCATAGGACAATCTTAGGAAAATCGAACaagatttaaaaatatataaaaacataaaaaaatatgaaaattgaaatttaaagatCTATATTAATCCAAGATCATAATGAACAAATATTCAAAtagcttttaagtttttaaagtAAAGTagtaaacaaaaaatagaaacatgcacaaacaatatttaatatttacaaatgattttttaatataaaaggaaaaatattgcaataataACAAACTCATGTGAAATACTTTTTTGGAAgtattttggaaaaattatgAGGTTTTCCGTTTGGAAACGCTTGTTAGTTTGGCTATAAAAACACAATATTGTCAAAATATCGCCTCTATTTGTGACTATGCGTTAAAGATAAGATGCTGCAACATTATGGAGAAGAATTCTGTCATGAAAGTACTCAGTGTACTAGaatgaaatatatgaacatttttTACCAAGAAGGCTGAATTATTCTACATTTTAATATTCctctttaaacaaaaaaaaaaaaaaaaaaccttcaattTTTAATAAGACAGCCATGAATTCGATTCTGTGCCAGCTATCAAGTCATACTTCACCAATATGTCAAATCGTCTCCAGATGATGAATATGCTCTCTAGAGAAGGAcacaaataggaaaaataaCTAGGAAGGAACGAATGGAAGATGGACTAGCAAAGATACAACCTTTTACGCTTTTGATCTTCTTGACCTTTGGAATTTAAGAATGTGTTGTTTCTCACACCTTTCTTGACTTGACCTGATATCAGCAGATCAAAGCACAAAAAGAAGAATTACATGTATGCCTATTTGATATACAAATGCCTGTTCTGtattgaagggaaaaaaaatagatatgacTCAAAAAAAGATAGTACATTAGTTACGGATGACCCAAATAAGAcatcaaagcaaaagaaagcaATCCTTTTATTTCCAGATATGTAGGAGGAGCTTCTCTTGGTAAATTTTTATGTGCTCAATGCGTAATTGATCTAAGAAGGGGGATCCTAGAAGGACAAACTACAAAGTAGCAGATGGAGATTAAAATATACATAGTATTTCAATCTCTAAAAAGAAGATCAACAACTCAAGTAAAGACCAGGTATGAACAGGCTAAATAGCAAAAGGACAAAATGAGGAGACACTACGCCCAAGAAGGCAATTATTTAGGTTTCTAACACAAACATTACGCAGTGCTTCCTGCGACTAGAAGCCTTAAGGAATATAAGCAGCGGCAGTGACAACAAATGGGTCATCTTGATATGTAAATAAGTGAAACAGAAAAACATCAAAGCTATCCAAGATGAAGTTGCCAGAAACAACTAGCCGTGCAATGACcagaaaaacaatatttactTTACCAGTTCTAATCATGAATTTGTCATTTCTCTGCCCCAGGTGGTTGGTAGAAGGCTTATGAAATCTGGAAACAGCACGTTTAAATTGAAAACGTCTCAAGCTTATTCAAAATGTAGatgatcaaattttaaaaaaacaaatgttaaTATTCATCGGGTGCACCTTGAATTCTTCAACTCTTTTCCGTGTGAACCATGATAACCTCTTCTTGAACTAATACCACCAGTCTTTACCTGACCGCCATGAGAATGGATACTTAGGCTATCACTTTCATTTCTCTTAACCTGAAATACTAGTAGGTCAAACCCATGAATGACAAGCAAACACAATAACCAATAATTCTCTATTGAGATTTGAAAGTATCAGGCACGTCTGGTAAATAGCGTTCTCCTTCCCGCATGCTACTACAAACTCCATTCGATATGACAAATAAAAAGGATATCCTTTTCACCTTCAACATTTGTTCCTTCTGTTGCATCCCTTGAAGAGATTGACCTTGCAGAGGAAAAACCCCGGAAGTTAGATTTGGAGCAGCAGCAGGTGCAAGGTGACTACCATTTTGATTCATGGTCAAGACAGGAAGTCCAAGAGAATTTCCCTGACTTGTATGAGAATTTCCGGCAACATAACTTGAATTTTGACGAGCCGCAGGATGTGACTGTGCAGTTGAGCAGCTACCGTGGCCATTAACCGCAGGTGGAGGACTAACATGCATAAGGTGCTAATGgattttaaaaaccaaaaaataaaacaaaattgaaggTCAAATTTCAGACAGCACATATAGCCAATGTTATAACTGAAGGAGAAACACGGCCTTTACCTGTTGAAATCCGTCTGTACTCCAGCTTGGCTGGCTATGATGCATCCCAGTTGTCACTTGGTCTGGTCGAGGTAAGCCTCCGACAGGTACTTGCTGAGCAAGTACCTGTGCTAAGTGCATCATATTCTGATTCAGTAATTGGGCTATGAAATTGCATTGATTCTGCAGTTGCATATTACTAGGCACAACAGCAGCATTACAGTTCAGAGCAGAATTGCCGGGACGCATTCGACAGTCGCCGATAACGAATCCGGGGTTCAGAAAACCACCTGGTTGAGCAACTTGACTGGGAGCGCATGAATGACCATGAATCATAGGCGGAGTCATCATATGAGAAGCCGATGAAGGAACAGTAGGGCGTTCATTAGAATGCACGACACCTTGAGGCTGATTCAAAGACAGCGGCTGATTCTGACAAATGAGTTGACAATCTAGTGCTTGAAAACTCAATGGGTTGCCAAGCAAACTCGGGATGTTTGCATTACGATTATCAAACGCCACCACCGGAGCTGCGAGTTGGCTGCCCACGTATGGAGCGACCAGCACATTTTGGGGGACCAGTGGATTGTTTGGCACAGGAAACGGATATTGAGGCATCTGTTGGGTGAAATTGTTGCTCAAATTAGAAAGATTATTAAGTTGATGGTTTGCCCCAGGAAGAGCATTCACCGTTCCCTGCTACCCATAAAACAACGAGAACCAAATGCAAGcttatcaaaataaaatacatatacataacGAGGGCACAAAAGgtacacacacagagagagagagagagagagagagagagacagaaagaaggagaagaagaagaaacaaaagacaCAAGATACCTGGCCTTGATTCTGGCTGCGGTAAGGCGGAGGTAGAACCGGAAACATTGTGAAGAGACAGATagagatgatgaagaagaagttgTTAAAGCCAAACCTTCTCACCGGAGACGAAGGCCTGGAGGGAGGGGAAAGAAGGAGAGACACCCGGCCAAAAAGAGGAGGCGCGGGGACGGGGACTCAGGAACAAGGCAAGAGCCACGGCGCCAGGGAAGTAAACTCCGCAGCAAAGCAGAGGGAAGTCGAGTCATAAGCATATCGAATTCGGGTCAAGACCAAATCTGGATCGGGTGGGGTCATTTGCCGATGGGTGCGGACCAACTTTGGCACGTTGCGTGAATGAACGCTAACCGGGTGTCCGCACCCAAGTTGTAAAAGGGACGCCCGGTGGTCTACCGAACTGGGTTGAAAGACCAATGGCGTTCACCGGCGTGAAGGCAACCCGGAGGTACAAGAAGGGTCTGGATCTCTGCCTGCCGGCCGCGCGGGTGGTTCCTGCCCCTTGACCGCCCGCTGCTTCTTTTCCACTACCACTTCCCTTTCCTCTACTAGTAACTCTAACCACTTGGGGGCTGGGCTGTTTGGGCAACATCTTACGCATTCTGGTTGATGATAAAACTGAGTGCTTGCAAAGACACCTAAAAAACCCATTTCCCACTCATTTGTGTCATCTAAACAAGGACCAGGTTTCAAAAAGTTAATTTTAAAAGCCGGTTAAAAAATCTGATTCTGATAAAACTTTAGATTAAAAAAACCAACCTTTTTAAGGGTATCATCCGAGCACAACCtcaattttataaaacttattttttaatcatcAACTGTGTGGACAAATGTAGCGCGTCCCGCCAGAGATGCTTTGTCGCTCTTAACATAACATCCCACAATTTAGCTCCCTACCCTTCATGAAGTCTGAAGCATGACTGCATCAAACAGTTAAGGTCCACTATACTGCCAACCCAGAGGCTAGTTTTGGCTTACCCTTATCCTTGAGCATAAGGGACAGGGAAACACCCTTTCCTCGTTTCCAAGAAGTACCCTGCAGACTAAAAATGGCGAAACCACCGGCCAGCCTGTAGTGCTCAAGGAAGTACCTTTCCCCAAAAAATACTCTGCAGACAAATATGGAAAAACCCTCATACCGAACCAGCGGCCAGCAAGTAATGCTCAATACTGTTGAGGAGAGGTTAAGCTCCCAGAGAAGGAACGAGGATCAGGTGAGGTCTAAGTCTTTGCTGGTAAACTGAATAAAGATCTACAGACATCTCGTTTCCTCAAATGAACGGAACCAGCTGACAACCCGTTAGCTTTGTTTCAAACAATTCATCATTAATTGCTCAATGTCTCTTGCAGCCGTTTGGcaatatatagtatatatgATTTCATGTATCAGCCTCAAAAATTAGAGAAGATCCATATAATACTTTATATTATATTGTCAAATGATCTCCATGATTCTGAAAGCTGTTCCGAAAGTTTGGAGGTTGGCTGCTGTTCATCTAAGCAAGATGAACGACATCCATGAGACCGCTTACCCATTCCCCTACAATTTGTATTCATCCCAGTAGTTACAGTCGCTCACGTAGGTGACCCATACAAAACTTTAAAAGCCTTAAGAAATTTTTGCATTGAATGCTGAGAGAAGCTTCTCCATGAAACTTAGTTGGCCTTTTTCAAACCGGATCGTCCGCGGAGCTATTTCTTGTGTGGGAGTCTCCAACACCCCTGCAACAACACTCCGTCCGAGGATCTTAACAACCCGGACGTTTTAGCACCCACGAACATATGTCAAAGAATGGGGAAGTTTTTTTCCCAACGGAACTTGAAAAACCATCTCCAAAAGGCACTGATAACGTTTGCTACCAAACATGGTGATGCCATTGACTCCCATCAGACATACGGCCACCATGCGCTATTAGCTTCTGGCTAACGACCACAAGGCCTTCTGCTTTTCCCTTCCCCtatcagaaaggaaaaaagtgacaAAAACATGCATCGAGAAAACTCCTGACGATCATTTTAACAACTAACCAGATTatggtagaaaaaaaaatgaatttactTTGCCAgcttgaaagattttgaaactGAAGCAAGGAGAACTTTCACAGATACCCCATGCCACTTCATGCAGGTAAATGCATTCTGTTTCAGGGATGTGCGACAGACAAAGTTCTTACTTTGATTTATACTACCCTCAAAGAATATCGTTCAAAGGCACAAAGCTGGACCCTAGGAACCAAATATGGCATGAAAGCTAATTGGCAAAATTAATATACAACAAGCACGCCACGAAACAAATGCAAATACAGACGCACTCGACAAGCCTGATTTCCCATACGGGAGTACAACGCTACGAACCAATCCAGTTGATCCACAGCAGCAGGTATAGAAGCAAAGCATTGGTCAGTTCATCATCCTAAGCAAATGGATTGCCACCGAGAGGAGCAACAGGACCTTGGGTCGGCAAGTTTCTGCAAATTCAATAAACCCTAATATCAGAGAAAtgaatttcagaaaaataagaatGGAAGAAAGGAATTATCAAGCAGCACAACGTGTCCAAAATTTTTCCCTTTGATACACTAAACAAACAAATAGATCAAGTTCCCGCCATTGAAACAACAAGCAAATGTAAGGGCATTATCACCATTCACCAACACCATCATGAAATATTATTGTACTTACAGAAGTTGCGAAGGTGGTGCTTGACCGCCAATAAAGGTTGTGCTTCCTGCAGAATCCACATAAATGTTTAAGTGATACAGCCTTCAAGGCAACTCAATTTTTCATTCAAAGGTGCAAATTACCTTGGGATGCAGGAGGCATACAAGGCGGGACCGAGCCTGGAGGAAACCATGAAGGATTCAACCCACTCACGAAATTATTTGGTAATTGTGGATTTGGCAGGGCTGCTTGTAGAGATCCCATGTCTAAGAACTGCAATCAGGAGGAAAAAGGCATTACTCTTACAAATAGCTCACATAGCTAGTAGCTACACGTCTCAACAAAGGCTTGTCCTGATAACCACAAAAAGCACTTCCTCAGAATATGACATAACTAGTCCAAAGAAGGCTTATGACAAACTTTTGACACAAACTTCAACAGGAAAAAACTTGATTTAACCATGATTTGGTTACCACCGGGTTTAGAATGTAGGGACCACCTAAACCGGAAGGACCAACTAGATATAATTGTCACCCAAATATTAACTTGCTCCAAGATAAGATAGAAACTAGAAAGTAATTGACAATAACTTCATCAAGAGCACCTCGTCGCAGAACTGTAACAATAGCAATGGACAGAGAACCCTGTAATCCAATGCTAAATTACTAATAGCATATGCAACAATTTCATAAGGTTATTCAATTCTCACAAGCTAATTTTGCCAACATAAGAGTTTCCCAGCTGAAACTACTTTATTTTTTCCAAtggtaaaagaaaacaaaaaattagaaaagcaGGTAAATTCCCTGATGCCATATAGGACAAGAAGAAGCAAAGGAGTGATCCCCAAGACATTTTAAAAGGAGTGTTTCCCAACTCTATTTAaaagagacaaagaagaaacatgCCTAAAGCTGCCTACCATAAGTTTAACCTAGAGTTGGCTAAAATCGGTAATCCAGTCTAATTTGTTACTTTAAACTTATCAAATTTCTCCAAGACAAGGTGCTACTTGCTAGGTCATACCACATTGTTCTCTCCCCCATCAGAATCATAAGGAAGATCAAATGGGTTTGTGGATTTCACGCTCTTGAAATCTGATGATTCATCTCCCTGTTCAAGAAAGGTTGGCATTAGATAATGGATGATACAGGTAGTTGCATAATGCAGAAGAGTGGGGatattataaagaaaaagagaaacatacCATGAAAGGAGTTCCGGACAACGGAAATGATGATGCTGATACCACACTATTATTTGTGAAACTATTTACAGAAGGTCCATCTTTCATAAGTGAACTTTGGTATCTTGTGGTTGTTAATTCCTGTAAAATTTGTGGCATCAATACTAATGTACCAAACACTGTTCAAGCATATTAAATAAAAAGGTAATTGACAATGCACACCTCAATGGATATAGAATTCCATAACTGATTGGCAGTTGCAGTAGGCAAAACAGTATGAACTGCAGGTTCACCTTGTGTAACTGAACCTCCCGAGGGGACTGGTAGATTGCCACCACTAGCAGCATCAAATGCGTTCCACtgcccccaaaaaaaaataaatatataaataaataaaaatatcagtTAATATTGGTACCAAGCCACTTATAAAGAAAATCTTCAACTGAAATAGCCAAATAGGTACTATTGTATTCTACCATGGGAATAGGGTAAGCTGTTGGGAAAGCAAAACGTTAGTGAAAATTCTTGATCCCATGAAATCGAATTCAAGATAGTTTCTTACTTGGGACCCTGAAGGACCATTAGAACTTGGATCAGATGGCAGATGTGTCCTGTCATTTTCAGATGAAAAGGCTTCAAACTGTTGCTGTAACGTTACCTCCCTGGATGTCATGACTATGGATATGCTTTTCATTTCAGGTGCCAGTGGCAGCTGCTGTGGGGAATCAAACGTAGCCCATCCTTCACTGTCTGTGAAAGAAGTAGAAGGTAGTTTCTGCTGTGAGCAGAT
Coding sequences:
- the LOC116245803 gene encoding uncharacterized protein LOC116245803 isoform X3 yields the protein MFPVLPPPYRSQNQGQQGTVNALPGANHQLNNLSNLSNNFTQQMPQYPFPVPNNPLVPQNVLVAPYVGSQLAAPVVAFDNRNANIPSLLGNPLSFQALDCQLICQNQPLSLNQPQGVVHSNERPTVPSSASHMMTPPMIHGHSCAPSQVAQPGGFLNPGFVIGDCRMRPGNSALNCNAAVVPSNMQLQNQCNFIAQLLNQNMMHLAQVLAQQVPVGGLPRPDQVTTGMHHSQPSWSTDGFQQHLMHVSPPPAVNGHGSCSTAQSHPAARQNSSYVAGNSHTSQGNSLGLPVLTMNQNGSHLAPAAAPNLTSGVFPLQGQSLQGMQQKEQMLKVKTGGISSRRGYHGSHGKELKNSRFHKPSTNHLGQRNDKFMIRTGQVKKGVRNNTFLNSKGQEDQKRKRSIHLTYTEEEILQWQEERKRNYPTTANIEKKAKMLLEMQKDGKSIDANAKIRRRQQLKEILAKQAELGVEVAEIPPGYLSDSQKNCARGHKNKFGRGSFKNKYGRNTELRGDGKQLESLDDKTSPRSVLNSRKPTLLQKLLSTDMERDKSRLLQVFRFMRINSFFEHCPEMHLRLPLVTARDCQSSSTPTESIALANVRIGGYDDDNDDDDENDGVGNVGPQDDGLDATVAVIKEEQKISDIIEDQEEGEIID
- the LOC116245803 gene encoding uncharacterized protein LOC116245803 isoform X2; this encodes MFPVLPPPYRSQNQGQGTVNALPGANHQLNNLSNLSNNFTQQMPQYPFPVPNNPLVPQNVLVAPYVGSQLAAPVVAFDNRNANIPSLLGNPLSFQALDCQLICQNQPLSLNQPQGVVHSNERPTVPSSASHMMTPPMIHGHSCAPSQVAQPGGFLNPGFVIGDCRMRPGNSALNCNAAVVPSNMQLQNQCNFIAQLLNQNMMHLAQVLAQQVPVGGLPRPDQVTTGMHHSQPSWSTDGFQQHLMHVSPPPAVNGHGSCSTAQSHPAARQNSSYVAGNSHTSQGNSLGLPVLTMNQNGSHLAPAAAPNLTSGVFPLQGQSLQGMQQKEQMLKVKRNESDSLSIHSHGGQVKTGGISSRRGYHGSHGKELKNSRFHKPSTNHLGQRNDKFMIRTGQVKKGVRNNTFLNSKGQEDQKRKRSIHLTYTEEEILQWQEERKRNYPTTANIEKKAKMLLEMQKDGKSIDANAKIRRRQQLKEILAKQAELGVEVAEIPPGYLSDSQKNCARGHKNKFGRGSFKNKYGRNTELRGDGKQLESLDDKTSPRSVLNSRKPTLLQKLLSTDMERDKSRLLQVFRFMRINSFFEHCPEMHLRLPLVTARDCQSSSTPTESIALANVRIGGYDDDNDDDDENDGVGNVGPQDDGLDATVAVIKEEQKISDIIEDQEEGEIID
- the LOC116245803 gene encoding uncharacterized protein LOC116245803 isoform X4, translating into MFPVLPPPYRSQNQGQMPQYPFPVPNNPLVPQNVLVAPYVGSQLAAPVVAFDNRNANIPSLLGNPLSFQALDCQLICQNQPLSLNQPQGVVHSNERPTVPSSASHMMTPPMIHGHSCAPSQVAQPGGFLNPGFVIGDCRMRPGNSALNCNAAVVPSNMQLQNQCNFIAQLLNQNMMHLAQVLAQQVPVGGLPRPDQVTTGMHHSQPSWSTDGFQQHLMHVSPPPAVNGHGSCSTAQSHPAARQNSSYVAGNSHTSQGNSLGLPVLTMNQNGSHLAPAAAPNLTSGVFPLQGQSLQGMQQKEQMLKVKRNESDSLSIHSHGGQVKTGGISSRRGYHGSHGKELKNSRFHKPSTNHLGQRNDKFMIRTGQVKKGVRNNTFLNSKGQEDQKRKRSIHLTYTEEEILQWQEERKRNYPTTANIEKKAKMLLEMQKDGKSIDANAKIRRRQQLKEILAKQAELGVEVAEIPPGYLSDSQKNCARGHKNKFGRGSFKNKYGRNTELRGDGKQLESLDDKTSPRSVLNSRKPTLLQKLLSTDMERDKSRLLQVFRFMRINSFFEHCPEMHLRLPLVTARDCQSSSTPTESIALANVRIGGYDDDNDDDDENDGVGNVGPQDDGLDATVAVIKEEQKISDIIEDQEEGEIID
- the LOC116245803 gene encoding uncharacterized protein LOC116245803 isoform X1, which gives rise to MFPVLPPPYRSQNQGQQGTVNALPGANHQLNNLSNLSNNFTQQMPQYPFPVPNNPLVPQNVLVAPYVGSQLAAPVVAFDNRNANIPSLLGNPLSFQALDCQLICQNQPLSLNQPQGVVHSNERPTVPSSASHMMTPPMIHGHSCAPSQVAQPGGFLNPGFVIGDCRMRPGNSALNCNAAVVPSNMQLQNQCNFIAQLLNQNMMHLAQVLAQQVPVGGLPRPDQVTTGMHHSQPSWSTDGFQQHLMHVSPPPAVNGHGSCSTAQSHPAARQNSSYVAGNSHTSQGNSLGLPVLTMNQNGSHLAPAAAPNLTSGVFPLQGQSLQGMQQKEQMLKVKRNESDSLSIHSHGGQVKTGGISSRRGYHGSHGKELKNSRFHKPSTNHLGQRNDKFMIRTGQVKKGVRNNTFLNSKGQEDQKRKRSIHLTYTEEEILQWQEERKRNYPTTANIEKKAKMLLEMQKDGKSIDANAKIRRRQQLKEILAKQAELGVEVAEIPPGYLSDSQKNCARGHKNKFGRGSFKNKYGRNTELRGDGKQLESLDDKTSPRSVLNSRKPTLLQKLLSTDMERDKSRLLQVFRFMRINSFFEHCPEMHLRLPLVTARDCQSSSTPTESIALANVRIGGYDDDNDDDDENDGVGNVGPQDDGLDATVAVIKEEQKISDIIEDQEEGEIID